The following proteins are encoded in a genomic region of Nitrospira sp.:
- a CDS encoding shikimate dehydrogenase, whose protein sequence is MDIDARTQFCGVIGNPVGHSLSPAIHNAAFRKLGLNFVYLAWQVETIGDAVTGLRALGNFRGASVTIPHKVAAIPFLDHVELTAQRIGAINTIVAEKGKLTGYNTDATGALRALREGGAELKGRRIVVLGSGGAARAIAFALAVESNAEKLTLLGVDDPERTSLAQDLRTQAALTVEDFHLDETTLQRVLPNAQVLIHCTPVGMSPNADTTCIPASLLHADLSVMDIVYNPLETRLLKDAKRAGCRTIPGLEMFLNQAVTQFEFWTNQPAPVDVMRTVLESHFR, encoded by the coding sequence ATGGACATCGATGCCCGGACACAGTTTTGCGGGGTGATCGGCAATCCGGTCGGTCATTCCCTCTCGCCCGCCATCCACAATGCTGCGTTCCGCAAATTAGGGCTCAACTTTGTCTATCTTGCCTGGCAAGTGGAAACGATCGGTGATGCCGTCACAGGGCTTCGCGCACTGGGAAACTTCCGCGGAGCGAGCGTGACGATTCCTCACAAGGTAGCCGCCATACCCTTTCTTGATCATGTGGAGCTGACGGCTCAACGGATCGGTGCGATCAACACCATCGTTGCCGAAAAGGGCAAGCTCACCGGGTACAACACGGATGCAACAGGCGCTCTGAGGGCGTTGAGGGAGGGCGGGGCTGAGCTCAAGGGCCGACGCATCGTCGTCCTTGGTTCCGGAGGTGCCGCTCGAGCGATCGCCTTCGCATTGGCGGTCGAATCCAATGCGGAAAAGTTGACGTTGCTGGGAGTTGACGACCCTGAACGGACCAGTTTAGCTCAGGATCTTCGTACCCAGGCAGCATTGACGGTTGAAGACTTTCATCTTGATGAAACCACTCTTCAGCGGGTTCTCCCTAACGCCCAGGTGCTGATTCATTGCACCCCGGTCGGCATGTCTCCGAACGCCGATACCACCTGCATTCCTGCTTCGCTCCTTCACGCCGACCTTTCCGTCATGGATATCGTCTACAACCCACTCGAAACCAGATTGCTCAAAGATGCGAAGCGTGCTGGGTGTAGGACGATTCCCGGGTTGGAGATGTTTCTCAACCAAGCCGTCACTCAATTTGAGTTCTGGACGAATCAGCCTGCGCCGGTTGATGTGATGCGTACGGTATTGGAGTCACATTTCCGATGA
- a CDS encoding sigma-70 family RNA polymerase sigma factor, whose product MKEEELRVSDEMEIQKTFVLDVDADDAKASGMLGMISREAEESGSDEKTQPAMRTSRGASPFLLEALYFRSFGERGLLTREEETAIAKRVDHGTRRIRTALRQAVQALLKSDRASALAGSVTVLQTVRRLSGLSATALDSAEKALRTALNPSDSDLKPSVATAKTLKTVLEEIHVARVILEQGKDELVRCNLRLVVDVAKHYTGRGLSLLDLAQEGNIGLMKAAERYQYRKGFKFSTYATWWIRQGITRALADQSRTIRIPVHQTEASHRILRVMRRLGQQFGRPARLEEIAHVLRMRPERLRETVLAFQEPVALETPIGDGDTQFGDMIPDQQAVPPDAHVHRSELTAQLDRILSTLTPREQTVIRLRFGIGYDEASTLEQVGQSLSVTRERIRQIEAKALKKLKTPGIKELFAAIK is encoded by the coding sequence ATGAAAGAAGAAGAATTGCGCGTCTCTGACGAGATGGAGATACAGAAAACATTCGTCCTGGATGTCGATGCCGATGACGCCAAGGCGAGCGGCATGCTGGGAATGATCAGCCGTGAGGCAGAGGAGTCCGGCTCGGATGAGAAGACCCAGCCAGCCATGCGTACAAGCCGCGGTGCCAGCCCATTTCTTTTGGAGGCTTTGTACTTCCGGTCGTTCGGTGAACGGGGTCTATTGACTCGAGAAGAAGAGACAGCGATTGCCAAGCGGGTGGATCATGGGACCAGGCGCATTCGGACTGCTCTGCGTCAAGCTGTACAAGCTTTGCTCAAATCCGACCGGGCATCAGCTCTTGCAGGCAGTGTGACCGTGCTCCAAACGGTCAGACGATTGAGCGGGCTGTCCGCTACTGCATTGGACAGTGCTGAGAAGGCCTTACGCACCGCTCTTAATCCGTCGGACTCGGACCTCAAACCGTCGGTAGCCACAGCAAAGACACTGAAAACGGTGCTTGAAGAGATCCACGTCGCGAGAGTGATCTTGGAGCAAGGCAAAGATGAGCTCGTGCGGTGTAATCTTCGTTTGGTGGTGGACGTTGCCAAACATTACACTGGGCGAGGATTGAGCTTGCTGGATCTCGCACAAGAAGGCAACATCGGCCTGATGAAAGCCGCCGAACGATATCAGTATCGAAAGGGATTTAAATTCAGCACTTACGCAACGTGGTGGATCAGGCAGGGCATCACGCGGGCGCTTGCGGATCAATCACGAACGATACGCATCCCGGTACACCAAACCGAGGCCTCGCATCGAATTCTCCGTGTGATGCGGAGGCTTGGGCAACAGTTTGGGCGGCCCGCTCGCTTGGAAGAGATTGCTCATGTGCTGCGCATGAGACCGGAGCGGCTCCGCGAGACTGTACTGGCCTTTCAGGAACCGGTGGCCTTGGAAACTCCGATCGGTGATGGAGATACGCAGTTCGGGGACATGATTCCAGACCAGCAAGCAGTTCCACCCGACGCTCACGTCCATCGAAGCGAACTGACCGCACAACTGGACCGTATCTTAAGCACCCTCACGCCTCGCGAGCAAACCGTCATCAGACTTCGCTTCGGGATCGGCTACGACGAAGCCAGCACCTTGGAGCAAGTCGGCCAAAGCTTGTCCGTCACGCGCGAGCGTATCCGTCAGATCGAGGCAAAGGCGCTCAAGAAGCTGAAGACTCCTGGGATCAAGGAGCTCTTCGCAGCCATCAAGTAA
- a CDS encoding SDR family oxidoreductase: MNRVEGKVAVVTGGNAGIGAAIAKRLVEEGASVVITGRRQQELDRVASVIRLNKGKVLGVAGSVTDETHVQDVVRRALDSFGRIDVLVNNAGIGEFGKRLHETDDAIWAQMFDINVTGVFRITRAVIPHMLRQGRGSIINISSIASLVGLSGSAAYTASKGALDALTRVLAVEYAKEGIRCNVVNPGLIDTPMAAPLMANPDMLQPILAQYAIHRPGTPEEVANMVLYLASDEATWVTGATFTIDGGMTVCKG, translated from the coding sequence ATGAATAGGGTAGAAGGCAAGGTAGCGGTGGTGACGGGAGGCAACGCCGGGATCGGTGCAGCGATTGCGAAACGTTTGGTCGAGGAGGGAGCATCGGTCGTCATCACGGGACGTCGGCAACAGGAATTGGATCGTGTGGCCAGTGTGATCCGACTCAACAAAGGAAAGGTACTCGGGGTCGCCGGTTCGGTGACGGATGAAACCCATGTGCAAGATGTCGTTCGTCGAGCCCTCGATAGTTTTGGGCGGATCGACGTTCTGGTCAACAATGCGGGAATCGGTGAATTCGGGAAGCGGCTTCACGAAACCGATGATGCGATCTGGGCGCAAATGTTCGACATCAACGTGACCGGGGTATTCCGCATCACACGAGCCGTCATCCCCCACATGCTGAGGCAAGGACGAGGCTCGATCATCAATATCTCGTCAATTGCCAGTTTAGTCGGTCTCTCCGGCTCAGCCGCGTATACGGCATCGAAAGGTGCGCTTGACGCCTTGACGCGTGTCCTGGCGGTCGAATATGCGAAGGAAGGAATTCGTTGCAATGTGGTGAATCCAGGTCTGATCGATACGCCTATGGCGGCTCCCCTGATGGCCAATCCCGACATGCTGCAGCCCATTCTTGCGCAATATGCGATTCATCGCCCTGGGACGCCGGAAGAAGTGGCGAATATGGTTCTATATCTGGCCTCCGATGAAGCCACCTGGGTTACCGGCGCGACCTTCACCATTGATGGGGGCATGACCGTTTGTAAAGGGTAA
- a CDS encoding shikimate kinase, whose product MNVVLIGYRGTGKSTVGNLVAARLGRMLVSTDAEIVKLAGQSIPEIVEKHGWEYFRDLEAKVCQELAGRTGLVVDTGGGAILRPRNGEVLKETGRLFWLTASVSTITERIGQDSQRPSLTGVKSFLDEIQDVLRERTPKYQAAADYVIETDGKPVTQVADEILARL is encoded by the coding sequence ATGAATGTGGTGCTTATCGGCTATCGTGGGACCGGAAAGAGCACCGTCGGCAACCTAGTGGCGGCTCGCCTTGGTCGCATGCTGGTGTCGACTGACGCGGAGATCGTGAAGTTGGCCGGTCAAAGCATTCCGGAAATCGTTGAAAAGCATGGATGGGAGTACTTCCGCGATCTCGAAGCCAAGGTCTGCCAAGAACTGGCCGGTCGGACTGGGCTAGTCGTCGATACGGGCGGGGGAGCAATCCTACGACCACGGAATGGCGAGGTGTTAAAAGAAACAGGAAGGTTGTTCTGGCTGACCGCCTCAGTGAGCACAATTACTGAGCGTATCGGTCAGGATTCACAACGTCCTTCCCTTACGGGAGTCAAATCTTTCCTGGATGAGATTCAAGATGTCCTTCGTGAGCGCACACCGAAGTATCAGGCGGCCGCCGATTATGTCATTGAGACCGATGGAAAGCCTGTCACGCAAGTTGCCGATGAGATTCTGGCGCGATTGTAG
- a CDS encoding response regulator, with amino-acid sequence MAKIVVADDDRMLRKATETTLRRHGYVVSTASDGEEALRLIRSEQPDIIVLDLIMPKVQGFDVLQILKQDVVTSSIPVIVLSSLAQERDKEEALSLGAVAYFNKSSFSLGELGKQVETALTQGRN; translated from the coding sequence GTGGCGAAGATTGTCGTGGCGGACGATGACCGAATGCTTAGAAAGGCGACTGAAACGACTCTGCGTCGTCATGGTTATGTTGTATCGACAGCTTCCGACGGAGAGGAGGCGCTTCGCCTCATCCGCTCGGAACAGCCCGATATCATCGTCCTCGATTTAATCATGCCGAAGGTCCAGGGGTTCGATGTGCTCCAGATCCTCAAGCAGGATGTTGTGACATCATCCATCCCCGTCATTGTGTTGAGCAGCCTTGCACAGGAGCGGGATAAGGAAGAGGCGCTGAGTCTTGGAGCGGTCGCCTATTTCAATAAGTCTTCGTTTTCTCTCGGCGAGTTGGGCAAACAGGTCGAAACGGCCCTCACTCAAGGACGAAATTAA
- a CDS encoding tRNA (adenine-N1)-methyltransferase: MSRFFNGERIHLVDQKRRQYALTLKAGETYQFSGQKIAHDALIGRPDGSIVTLSGGKKMVALRPTFGDYVLKMPRGAQVLYPKDLAIIPMWADIYPGARVFEAGTGSGALTMALLRAVGPGGLVVTYEIREDFAQTAKKNIARSLNPINLICFRKNAYEGIDLLDDQVPFDRVVLDLPEPWQVVPHAMKTLRSGGIYLSFVPTVPQVMQTVEALERTAVFGMIETFETLLRTWSVHGRSVRPDHRMVAHSGFITVARKVEPGLLGPMPDRGAPLDRDQESTQDEAEEGLNL, translated from the coding sequence ATGTCTCGCTTTTTCAATGGCGAACGTATCCACCTTGTCGATCAAAAACGACGACAGTATGCTCTCACGTTGAAAGCGGGGGAGACGTATCAGTTCAGTGGGCAGAAAATCGCACATGATGCGTTGATCGGCCGTCCGGACGGGTCCATCGTCACCCTGTCCGGCGGTAAGAAGATGGTGGCGCTCCGACCGACCTTCGGCGACTATGTGCTCAAGATGCCCCGAGGGGCTCAGGTTCTATATCCCAAGGATCTCGCCATCATACCCATGTGGGCCGATATCTACCCGGGTGCTCGAGTCTTCGAGGCCGGGACCGGTTCAGGAGCCCTCACCATGGCCCTATTGCGCGCAGTGGGGCCGGGGGGATTGGTGGTGACATATGAGATCCGGGAAGATTTTGCACAGACGGCAAAGAAGAACATTGCCCGTTCTCTGAATCCAATCAATCTGATCTGTTTCAGGAAAAATGCCTATGAGGGCATCGATTTACTGGACGACCAGGTGCCGTTCGATCGTGTCGTGCTTGACTTGCCGGAACCATGGCAAGTCGTACCACATGCCATGAAAACCCTTCGATCCGGTGGGATCTATCTGAGCTTTGTTCCCACCGTACCTCAAGTCATGCAAACGGTGGAGGCGCTCGAACGTACAGCCGTATTTGGAATGATCGAAACGTTTGAGACGTTGCTGAGAACCTGGTCCGTGCATGGCAGGAGCGTGCGGCCTGATCATCGCATGGTGGCTCATTCCGGGTTTATCACAGTGGCTCGTAAGGTCGAACCGGGACTCCTTGGTCCAATGCCTGACAGAGGAGCTCCTCTCGATAGAGACCAAGAAAGCACACAGGATGAAGCAGAAGAGGGACTAAACTTATGA
- a CDS encoding nodulation protein NfeD — translation MLGRVLTAAIVGPGLVLCLILPTDPALAEDIVVANYEGVINPVAAEYLHDALAYAQTSSAQALILKLDTPGGLDTSMRLMIKDITGSPIPVIVFVAPSGGRAASAGVFITMAAHVAAMAPGTNIGAAHPVAMGGEMDNTMKEKVENDAVAYIKSIAERHGRNVSWAEDAVRKSVSATEQEALKLKVIDMIAEDIPTLVKRLHGRKIVLPNGSITFSNETATLHEFPMGTRLELLKILSDPNIAYLLMSIGTIGIMAELYSPGAILPGIIGAISLILAFYSLQSLPVNYAGAFLVILGAVFLLLEISVTSYGLLALGGLAAMMLGGLFLIKSDAPFLQVSLSFLLPTVMTIGGLIGIIAWMAVKSTRGRPVTGAEGMIGSIGIARTDLNPRGQITVQGEIWEAVSQTPIRQGEAAEVMSVEGLTVKVAPAHR, via the coding sequence ATGCTCGGCCGAGTCCTTACAGCGGCGATTGTAGGACCGGGGTTAGTACTCTGCTTGATTCTCCCGACCGATCCCGCTCTCGCCGAGGACATCGTCGTGGCAAACTACGAGGGGGTCATCAACCCTGTTGCAGCTGAATATCTTCACGATGCCCTCGCGTATGCCCAGACATCGAGCGCACAGGCTCTCATCTTAAAACTCGATACGCCCGGAGGATTGGACACCTCTATGCGCCTGATGATCAAAGACATTACCGGTTCGCCCATCCCGGTGATCGTGTTCGTCGCCCCTTCGGGAGGCCGAGCCGCCTCTGCGGGAGTCTTCATTACGATGGCGGCCCATGTTGCCGCCATGGCACCGGGTACCAATATCGGCGCAGCGCATCCAGTCGCTATGGGCGGTGAGATGGACAACACGATGAAGGAGAAGGTGGAAAACGATGCGGTTGCGTACATCAAGAGCATCGCGGAACGGCATGGACGGAATGTATCATGGGCCGAGGATGCGGTTCGAAAGAGCGTTTCCGCGACAGAGCAAGAAGCCTTGAAGCTCAAAGTCATCGATATGATCGCTGAAGACATCCCCACATTGGTGAAACGCCTGCATGGGAGAAAAATTGTCCTTCCAAATGGATCAATCACGTTCTCAAACGAGACCGCAACTCTCCATGAATTCCCGATGGGAACTCGGCTGGAATTGCTCAAAATCTTAAGCGACCCCAATATCGCCTACCTGCTGATGTCCATCGGAACCATCGGAATTATGGCCGAACTCTACAGCCCAGGCGCCATCCTGCCCGGGATCATCGGCGCCATCAGCCTGATCTTGGCTTTCTATTCGCTTCAGTCGCTCCCTGTGAACTATGCAGGCGCATTTCTTGTGATACTCGGTGCGGTTTTTCTCCTGCTCGAAATTTCGGTCACCAGCTACGGATTGCTTGCACTCGGTGGATTGGCTGCGATGATGTTGGGCGGTCTGTTCCTCATCAAGAGTGACGCGCCTTTTCTGCAAGTCTCCCTATCCTTTTTATTGCCGACTGTCATGACGATCGGCGGCCTGATCGGGATCATTGCGTGGATGGCCGTGAAGAGCACTCGTGGTAGACCAGTCACTGGGGCTGAAGGGATGATAGGTTCGATCGGAATCGCCAGGACGGATCTCAACCCACGCGGTCAGATTACGGTCCAGGGGGAGATCTGGGAGGCGGTCAGCCAAACTCCGATTCGCCAAGGGGAGGCTGCGGAGGTGATGTCGGTCGAGGGACTGACCGTGAAGGTGGCCCCTGCTCACAGATGA
- the lipB gene encoding lipoyl(octanoyl) transferase LipB, whose product MIDANTVTSPCSHPLHIHAGAVRVFQEPVPYLLAWEMQCRLHEKRLLDLQPDTVLILEHPPVYTLGRRTRLSHWGGRESALCADGAEMHHVNRGGSVTFHGPGQIVLYPILKLNRYASGPRQLVWLLEEVIIRLLNGWNISGSRIIGKPGVWVMAPEPQKIAFLGIRIEHGITLHGVALNVDLDLSPFRRIHPCGLPDCKVTSMAAVHQTSVSVDAVKQELVRTFATVFALNWSTT is encoded by the coding sequence ATGATCGACGCGAATACCGTGACGTCTCCGTGTTCGCATCCTCTCCACATTCATGCCGGTGCGGTTCGCGTGTTCCAAGAACCGGTTCCTTATCTCCTTGCGTGGGAAATGCAGTGTCGCTTGCATGAGAAGCGTCTCCTCGATCTCCAACCGGATACTGTTCTGATTCTTGAACACCCACCCGTCTACACGCTCGGACGCAGGACAAGGCTGTCGCATTGGGGAGGCCGTGAATCCGCCTTATGCGCGGATGGAGCGGAAATGCACCACGTCAATCGTGGAGGATCTGTGACTTTTCACGGCCCCGGACAGATTGTCCTCTACCCCATTCTCAAGCTCAATCGGTATGCTTCGGGGCCTAGACAATTGGTCTGGTTACTGGAAGAAGTGATCATTCGATTGCTCAACGGTTGGAACATTTCCGGATCTCGTATCATCGGCAAGCCAGGTGTGTGGGTCATGGCACCTGAACCGCAGAAAATCGCTTTCCTCGGCATACGAATCGAGCACGGGATCACCTTGCATGGGGTTGCCCTCAACGTGGATCTGGACTTGTCGCCTTTCCGCCGGATTCATCCATGCGGCTTGCCCGATTGCAAAGTGACATCCATGGCGGCTGTGCATCAAACGTCCGTCTCAGTCGACGCTGTCAAGCAGGAGCTCGTTCGGACCTTCGCGACGGTGTTTGCCCTCAACTGGTCCACTACATGA
- a CDS encoding Glu/Leu/Phe/Val dehydrogenase, whose product MQELDTATFRLAVAQFDQAAEAMGLDPNLRERLKLPQRSLVVSLPVRMDDGHVEVFTGYRVQHDSSRGPSKGGVRYHPDVNLGEVAALAMWMTWKCALAGLPYGGAKGGVAVAPKQLSPSELQRLTRRYAAEIFPLIGPDKDVPAPDVGTDAQTMAWIMDTYSQQVGYAVPGVVTGKPLSIGGSLGREEATGRGVVYVTQEVLRHLKLSIENATVAIQGFGNVGSHTARIMQQQGARVIAVSDVHGGIYNPKGLDIAALLRRDPRQPLWETKQGDAITNEELLELDCTVLVPAALSEQITAKNANSLRCRILSEGANGPTTLEADRLLAEKGIFVIPDILANSGGVIVSYFEWVQDFQRFFWSATDIQNRLQGIITSAFQRTLHFSTERRVSMRMAALMSGIDQVAQAHRQRGLYP is encoded by the coding sequence ATGCAGGAACTTGATACAGCGACTTTTCGCCTGGCCGTCGCGCAGTTCGATCAGGCAGCGGAAGCGATGGGACTTGACCCAAATCTCCGTGAACGGCTTAAACTTCCACAACGGTCTCTCGTCGTCAGCCTTCCGGTTCGGATGGACGACGGGCACGTGGAGGTTTTTACCGGCTACCGCGTTCAACATGATTCGTCGCGGGGCCCGTCCAAGGGAGGCGTGCGGTACCATCCCGACGTGAATCTCGGCGAGGTGGCTGCCCTTGCGATGTGGATGACATGGAAATGTGCATTGGCCGGCTTGCCGTACGGAGGAGCGAAAGGAGGAGTCGCAGTAGCGCCGAAGCAACTTTCACCCTCCGAGTTACAGCGACTGACACGACGATACGCCGCAGAAATTTTCCCGTTGATCGGTCCGGACAAGGATGTCCCGGCCCCAGACGTCGGGACCGATGCCCAGACCATGGCATGGATCATGGATACGTACAGCCAGCAAGTCGGCTACGCCGTTCCTGGAGTGGTGACCGGCAAACCGCTCTCCATCGGGGGGAGCTTGGGTCGTGAAGAAGCGACGGGACGTGGAGTCGTCTATGTGACGCAAGAGGTGCTTCGTCACCTCAAGTTGTCGATTGAAAATGCCACTGTGGCGATCCAAGGATTCGGAAATGTCGGCTCACACACCGCTCGCATCATGCAGCAACAAGGTGCACGCGTCATTGCCGTCAGCGATGTCCATGGTGGAATCTACAACCCGAAGGGGTTGGATATCGCGGCGTTGCTTCGTCGCGATCCTAGACAACCGCTGTGGGAAACCAAGCAGGGTGATGCAATCACCAATGAGGAATTGTTGGAACTCGATTGCACCGTGCTCGTGCCCGCTGCCCTGTCTGAACAGATCACGGCTAAGAATGCGAATTCCCTGAGGTGCCGAATCCTGTCCGAAGGTGCGAACGGCCCGACGACCCTGGAAGCCGATCGCCTTCTCGCAGAGAAGGGAATCTTTGTGATCCCGGATATCCTCGCGAATTCCGGCGGTGTCATCGTCTCGTACTTCGAATGGGTGCAGGACTTTCAGCGATTTTTCTGGAGCGCGACAGACATCCAGAATCGACTGCAAGGCATCATCACGTCCGCCTTTCAGCGGACACTTCATTTTTCGACCGAACGGCGAGTGTCGATGCGCATGGCGGCACTCATGAGTGGGATTGATCAAGTTGCTCAAGCACATCGTCAGCGTGGACTGTATCCTTGA
- a CDS encoding GspE/PulE family protein: MAEIQVTEEELRSLFVENLGVIDQTDFDRAGKLAKRLRVPLMHTLVEQGRIPQGFLLDQLARSWNVSFVDLKIGQVKSDAIHLLQETFARKQVLIPFEREGTQLHVAMMDPRELKVVNEVERLTGLRVRPFLATEAAIKRAQLLYRKELREILDRATTERTTDLIPARQQEANEPAIVEAAQRILLYAAVTRASDIHIEPFELETVIRYRVDGVMREVFSLASMLHLPLVSRIKILSGMRIDERRIPQDGRFEANLDGFKIDLRVASVPTQWGEKLVLRILSKDNVIIDLEDLGLIPSDYEIVLRNILRPFGMVLITGPTGSGKSTTLYAMLMRIGTERQNIVNISTIEEPVEYSIPRVNQTQVNHQTGVLFSTGLRALLRQDPDVIMVGEIRDCETAEIAVQAALVGRLLLSTLHTNDATGSIPRLLDIGVEPYLLSSSLSLVVAQRLVRRICKNCRESVPPSARVLESIQSRSDYSETVAILQRQGILRTTYDGLSGVRLYQGKGCAQCQGSGFTGRVGLFELFEVDEDIRDLIMQRRPASFIRSTAIMKGMKTMFQDGLAKAFMGETTVEEVLRVAI, translated from the coding sequence ATGGCGGAAATACAAGTCACCGAAGAAGAGCTTCGATCACTGTTCGTTGAAAATCTCGGAGTCATTGATCAGACGGACTTCGACAGGGCGGGCAAATTGGCCAAGCGACTGAGAGTGCCGCTCATGCACACCTTGGTCGAGCAAGGCCGCATCCCGCAAGGCTTTCTGTTGGACCAACTTGCCCGTAGTTGGAATGTCAGCTTTGTTGATTTGAAGATCGGCCAGGTCAAGAGCGATGCGATCCACTTGTTGCAAGAGACCTTCGCGCGCAAACAAGTCCTTATCCCGTTCGAGCGGGAGGGAACACAGTTGCACGTTGCGATGATGGATCCTCGCGAGCTGAAAGTCGTGAATGAGGTGGAACGGCTGACAGGACTGCGCGTACGTCCCTTCTTGGCCACAGAGGCTGCGATCAAGCGCGCCCAGCTCTTATATAGGAAAGAACTGCGCGAAATTCTCGATCGAGCGACGACGGAAAGGACTACCGACCTGATTCCGGCCAGGCAGCAGGAGGCCAACGAACCTGCCATCGTGGAGGCTGCTCAGCGCATCTTGCTCTATGCCGCTGTCACGCGGGCGTCCGACATCCATATCGAACCGTTTGAGCTTGAAACCGTAATCCGCTACCGAGTGGATGGAGTGATGCGTGAGGTCTTCAGTCTGGCGTCGATGCTCCATCTCCCTCTGGTCTCGCGCATTAAGATTTTGTCCGGGATGCGGATCGATGAGCGTCGCATTCCACAAGACGGGCGGTTCGAGGCTAATCTCGACGGATTCAAAATAGATCTTCGCGTGGCCTCGGTTCCTACGCAATGGGGTGAAAAACTCGTGCTTCGGATCCTTTCAAAGGACAACGTCATCATCGATCTGGAGGACCTTGGTTTGATCCCCTCGGACTATGAAATCGTGCTCCGCAATATTCTCAGACCGTTCGGCATGGTGCTCATCACTGGTCCTACCGGATCGGGCAAGTCGACCACGCTCTATGCCATGCTGATGCGGATTGGGACAGAGCGACAGAACATCGTCAATATTTCAACGATTGAAGAACCGGTTGAGTATTCGATCCCCCGAGTCAACCAGACTCAGGTAAATCATCAAACGGGCGTTCTATTTTCAACAGGCTTGAGGGCGCTGCTCCGTCAAGATCCAGACGTGATCATGGTTGGAGAAATTCGGGACTGCGAAACCGCGGAGATCGCCGTCCAAGCTGCCCTCGTTGGGCGGCTCCTCTTGTCCACACTTCATACGAACGACGCGACCGGAAGCATTCCTCGACTGCTCGACATCGGTGTGGAGCCCTATTTGCTGTCCTCGTCCTTATCGCTTGTGGTTGCGCAACGGCTGGTTCGAAGAATTTGCAAGAATTGCCGCGAGAGTGTGCCCCCCAGCGCGCGGGTCCTCGAATCCATTCAATCCCGGAGCGACTATTCCGAGACCGTTGCCATCTTACAACGGCAAGGCATCCTTCGAACAACCTATGACGGCCTTAGTGGCGTTCGGTTGTATCAAGGAAAAGGATGCGCACAATGTCAGGGAAGCGGTTTCACCGGTCGTGTGGGGCTGTTCGAGCTGTTTGAAGTCGATGAAGATATTCGAGATCTGATCATGCAGCGAAGGCCGGCATCGTTCATTCGCTCGACTGCGATCATGAAAGGGATGAAGACGATGTTTCAAGACGGACTGGCTAAGGCGTTCATGGGAGAGACAACGGTCGAAGAGGTATTACGAGTGGCGATATAA
- a CDS encoding slipin family protein, producing MSLLMPLVLLVLVLYASFKRVMEYERLVVFVLGKFQTVKGPGIRLVVPVLQQMVRVNLQTVTMEVPSQDVITRDNISVKVNAVIFLRVVDPQRAVLAVQDYLYSTSQVAQTTLRSVLGQSQLDDLLSKRDDINAELQRIIDQQTEPWGVKVAAVEVKNVDIPQDMQRAIARQAEAERERRAKIIHAEGEFQAAQKLAEAADVISRNPAALQLRYLQTLVEIAAEKNSTTIFPIPIDTIAPFIKGLLPK from the coding sequence ATGTCATTGCTCATGCCGTTAGTCTTACTGGTCCTCGTGCTCTATGCCAGTTTTAAGCGCGTCATGGAATACGAACGGCTCGTGGTGTTTGTGCTGGGCAAGTTTCAGACGGTGAAAGGACCCGGCATTCGGTTGGTCGTCCCGGTCCTTCAACAGATGGTGCGTGTCAATCTCCAAACTGTGACGATGGAAGTCCCATCCCAGGATGTCATCACGCGGGACAATATTTCCGTGAAAGTGAATGCCGTCATCTTCCTCAGGGTGGTTGACCCTCAACGAGCCGTGCTGGCAGTCCAAGATTATCTGTATTCCACGTCGCAAGTCGCCCAAACCACCCTGCGCAGCGTGCTTGGCCAGAGTCAGCTCGATGACCTGTTATCGAAGCGCGATGACATCAATGCCGAGCTGCAGCGGATTATCGATCAACAGACCGAGCCATGGGGAGTTAAAGTTGCTGCCGTGGAAGTGAAGAACGTGGATATCCCTCAAGACATGCAACGCGCGATCGCCCGACAAGCTGAGGCCGAGCGGGAACGGCGTGCAAAAATCATTCATGCTGAGGGTGAATTTCAAGCAGCGCAGAAACTCGCTGAAGCCGCCGATGTCATCAGCCGAAATCCAGCCGCCCTTCAACTGCGCTATCTCCAAACACTCGTCGAGATCGCGGCTGAGAAGAACTCGACGACCATCTTTCCGATTCCAATCGATACCATTGCACCCTTCATCAAGGGACTACTACCGAAGTAG